In Kutzneria kofuensis, the DNA window GCTGCTCGCCGGCTGGCGGTCGGTCTTCTGGGTCAACCTCCCCATCGCCGCCCTGTCGATGCTGCTGGTGCTGCTGTGGGTGCCCCGCGACCGGGCCGAACGGTCCACTTCGGTCGGCCTGGACCCGTTGGGAATACTGCTCTTCGCCGCCGCGATGGTCGGCCTGCTGGTGTTCCTGCTGGAATTCCGGTGGGTCTTCCTGGCCGCCGCCGTCGTGCTGGCGATTGTCCTGCTGTGGTGGGAACTCCGCGTCTCCCGGCCGTTCATCGACGTCCGGATGCTGTGGGCCAACCGGCCCCTCAGCCGCACCTACGCCCGGGTCGCCGTCACCTACGTCGTCTTCTACACGATCTTCTACGGCGTTCCCCAGTGGCTCGAACAGGGCCGCCTGCTCACCAGCGCCGAGGCCGGGCTGGTCGTGCTGCCCATCGCCGGCATGGGCATCGTCGCCACCGTCATCGCCACCCGCCGTCCCCGCCTGCCCCTGCTCGTCATCGGCTCCGCCGGTCTGCTCGTCGGCAGCCTCTCCCTGCTCCTCGTCGGCACCTTTACCCCCGTGGTGCTGCTGGTGATCGTCTGTGCCGTCCTCGGCATTCCCAACGGCTTCAACAGCCTGGGCAACCAGACCGCCATGTACGCGGCCGCGCCGGAAGGCCAGGTCGGCACCGCCTCCGGCCTCTACCGCACGTCCCAGTACATCGGCGCCAACCTCGCCGCCGCCCTCGTCGGCCTCGGCCTCGGCGACCACGCCACCGACGGCGGCCTCCACCTGCTCGCCGTCGTCATCTCGGCGATCAGCGCCGGGTTGCTGGCCGCCGCCCTGTTCCGAAAGCTACGGGCCTAGCCTGATTTCGTTGCCAGGAAGACGTGTTCGCGGCCGGGGCGGTCGGGGGCGTCGCGGACGTCGGTGACGGTGAAGCCATTGGCGAGGAGGTCGGATTCCACCTCGGCGCGGGAGCGGAAGCGGAGCGTCGACGTGGAGGTGAGGCGTTCGCCGTCGGGGAAGATCCAGGTCCAGCGGAAGGTGACGAGGGGGCCGTCGACGGCGAGGAGATCGACCCAGGTCTCCACCCCGTCGATGACGCTGAAGGTCTCGGAGCGGTTCCAGCCGAGCCAGGCCTGCCGGGCGGGGACACGGGTCTCGAACATGAGGACGCCGCCGGGGCGCAGGGCGGAGTGGACGCCGCGAAGGGTGGCGGCCCAGTCGGCGGGCGAGACGATGGCCTGGGCGACATTGGCGGTCATGACGGCGAAATCGGCCTGCAGGGGTGGCAGATCCCTTGCGTCGCCGTGGATCCAGCGGACACGGTCGGAGCCGGGCTTGGCCCGGGCGACGTCGAGGGAAGCCAGCGCGGGGTCGACGCCGACGACGGACAGGCCGAGGTCGGCGAGCTTCAGGGCCAGAACCCCGGTGCCGCAACCGATGTCCAGAACGGTGCGGGCGTTCAGCTCCGAGGCGACGGCGATGTAGGGGTCGAGGTCGGAGCGGTCGCCCTCGTGCACGTCGTAGAAGGCGGCGAGCCGGGGATGGGTGAAGCCTTCGTCTGCCATGCGGCCGATTCTGGATCAGGCGGCTCGCGGACGCCGTCGGTTTTTCCGCCAGGCGCCGGGGGAGACGCCTTCACGGCGGGTGAAGACGCGGCTGAGGGCGGTGCCGGTGTCGTAGCCGACCCGCACGGCGATCTCCTGCACGCTCAAGGGGGTGTCCCGAAGCAGGGTCTTGGCCCGGTAGATCCGCCACGACGTGAGGTAGCCCAGCGGTGTCTCCCCGGCCTTGGCGCGGAAGGCGGCGGCGAAGGCGGAGCGCGACATGCCGGCGATGCGGGCGAGTTCGGCGACGGTCCACGGCCGCGCGAGGTCGCCGTGCATGGCGTTCATGGCGGCGGAGAGCTGGGGGTCGCGGAGCGCGCCGAGCCAGCTGACGGCGCTGCTGCCGACGGAGGCACAGCAGGCCCGCATCGCCTGCACGAAAAGCACATCGGCGAGCCGGCTGGCGATCAGCGCGGAGCCGATGCCGCCCTCGGACGTCTCGGTGTCGAGCAGGTCGAAGGTGGCACGAAGCGACCGGCCGGCGGCGTTGCCGAGGTCGATGCGCAGCAACGGCGGCAGAGCGTCGAACAGCGGTTCCGCGGCGGCGGCGTCGAAGGAGAACCGGCCGGAGAGGATCACGGTCCGCTCACCGCCGCCGCCGCCATGCGCGGCAAGATGCCCGTCGAACAGCGACTCGCAGTCCACGAGGGTGCGGCCGGGCGCGTCCTGGAGGGTGAACTCGACGGTGCTCTGCACCAGGCAGCAGTCGCCGGCGACGAGTCGCTGCGGCTCGTCGAGCGACTTCGTGCCCAGCCAGCAGGAGCCCTCCGCGACGAGCAGCAGCCGGGCGGAGTCGCGCGACCGGAAGGAGATGCCCCACGGCGCGCGGGCGTCGAGCCGGGTGTACTGGGAGGGCCCGATGTTCATCGTGGTGAGCACGGTGTCGACGAGATCCATGGCCCCTCGGCGTGGACGATCGGTAGCAAACTCTGGACTCCAGGATACTGACCGTCCAGCCACGGCGTCCTAGCGTCGTGACCATGCAGTCATACCGATTGAACGCCGCCCGCGCCCTCGAACTGGTGGACGGCCCCACGCCCACGCCCGGACGCGGCCAGGTCCTGGTCCGCGTCAAGGCCACCTCCCTCAACGCCCGCGACACGATGATCGCCGACGGCGTCCACCCGAGGCCGGCGCTGCCGGACCTGATCCAGCTCTCCGACGCCGCGGGCGTGATCGAGGCCGTCGGGCCGGACACCACTCGGTTCCAGGCCGGCGACCGCGTGGTCAACTCGTTCTCCCCGAACTGGTACGGCGGCCCGCTGCGGGAGTTCGGCCAGATGTACGGCACCGACATCGACGGCTGGCTCGCCGAGTACGTCGTGGTCGACGCGAACGCACTGGTGCACATGCCCGAGCACCTCAGCTTCGAGGAGGCCGCGACGCTGCCGTGCGCCGCCCTGACCGGCTGGTCGGCAGTGGCCGGCGTCGGGCCCGGCGACACCGTGCTGGTGCAGGGCAGCGGCGGCGTGTCGCTGTTCGCGTTGCAGTTCGCCCACGTTGCCGGCGCTCGGGTGATCGCCACCACCTCCAGCGAGGCCAAGGCGGAGAAGCTGCTCGCCCTCGGCGCCAGCGACGTCGTGAACTACGTCGAGACGCCGGACTGGGGCGCCGCGGTCCGCAAGCTCACCGACGACCGCGGCGTGGACCTGATCGTCGAGGTCGGCGGGGCGATCGCCCAGTCGATGGAGGCGCTCGCCATGCGCGGCACCGTCGCCCTCGTCGGCAGCCTGGCGGGGCCCGGCGCGGGACCGGACCTGATGAGCGTCCTCACCCGGGTCGCGACGCTCCGCACGATCGGCGTCGGCAGCCGCAGCGACCTGGAGGAGATGAACCGCGTCATCGCCCAGCACCGCCTGCGCCCCGTGATCGACAGCGTCTTCCCCCTTCGCCGAGGCCCGGCCGGCGTTCGAGCACTTCCGGCACGGCTCACGTTTCGGCAAGGTCGTGATCAGCCACTAGCGGCGCTGGGTCGGGACGAGGCCGTCGGCCAGGGCGGCCAGTTCCTGGCGAACGACGTCCGCCTCGGCGTGCCGGGCCTGGCGCTCGAAGACGGCGATCGACTGCTGGAAGGCGTCGCGGGCCTGGTCGAGCTGCCCGAGCGCGAGATGGGCGCGGGCGAGGTCGGCCAGGGTGCCGCCGATGACGGTGTTGTTGCCGATCTGGCGGTAGAGGTCGAGGGCCCTGGTGTGGTGGCGGACGGCCGTCGCGTGGTCGCCGGTCATGGCGGCGATCAGGCCGAGCACATCGGTGGCGTCGGCCTGGTCCTCGACGTCGTTGTGCTCCCGGAAGACGGCCAACGCCTCCTCGCAGCACTGGCGGCCCCACTCGTGCCGGCCGAGGCGGGCGGCGAAGGTGCCGACGAGGGTGAGGGCCTCGCCCTCCCACAGGGGCTCGCCGGTGCGGCGGGCGGCCTCCAGCGCCTCCAGCTGGTGGTCGAGTGCGGGCTGCCATTCCTGGAGTCGCTTGTACACCAGGGCAATGGCCTGCTCGGTGCGGCAGAGGTTGACGGGATCCCGCTCCCGGTCGACCAGCCCGAGCGCGATCTGCAGCTGGTCCAGCGACTCGGGGAAGCGCTGGACACGGGAGTAGGCCCGGCCGGCGAGGCGGTGGATGACGGCGGCGGTCTTGGTGTCCACATGGGACACGGAAGTGAGCGCGGTCTCCCAGAAGGCGAGGTTGTCGTGGTGCAGGCCGAGCCGGTAGCAGTGGGTGGCGGTGTTCCACGCCACCTGCCACACCACGTCGTGCCAACCGAGTTCGACGGCAAGCTGTTGCACGGCAAGCAGACAGGGGATTTCGGCGTTGAACCACGCCGTGCCGTCGGCGGGCGTGTCGGGCTGGCAGTCGGGCGGCAGCTCGACGAATTCGACTTCCTGGTAGAAGGCATCCAGCGCCTTCTCGGCGTTCTGTCCTGAGTGGACGTAGAACGCGGTGAGCCGGCGCAGGGCCGGTTCGCGGTCGACGTCCGAGACCTGCGAGACGGCGAACAGCCGAACCAGGTCGTGCATCCGCCATCGGCCGGGAACCTCCTGGTGGATCAGGGAAAGCCGTTCCAGGCCGCGGAGCACGCGACCGACCGGCGCCACCGGGAGGCCGGCGAGAGCGGCGGCGGCGCCGAGGCTGATGTCGGGGCCGGGGGAGAGGCCGAGCAGGGCGAACACGCGTGCCTGCTCGGCGGTCAATGCCTTGTGGGAGCAGGAAAGCACGGCGGTGACGCCGGCGCCGGGGTCGTCCTCGTCGAGCACGCCGAGCCGGGTGGCGGCGTCGCGGAGCTCGGCGGCGAGCGTGGACAGCGGAAGGTCGGGGCGGGTCTGGGCCCGGCCGGCGACCAGGCTGAGCGCCAACGGGAAACCGGCGCAGAAAGCCAACAACTCGGACACCGCCGCAGGCTCCGCGGCCAGTCGCGCGGCGCCGACCCGGTTGCCGAGCAGGAGACCGGCGGCGTCGTCGTCGAGCAGGCCGACGGCGAGCGGCCGGGCGCCGTGGTTGGTGACCAGCCCGGCCAGCCGGTCCCGGCTCGTCACGATCACCGCGCACGTGGGGCTGCCGGGCAGCAGCGGCCCGACCTGCGCGGAGTCGGCGGCGTTGTCGAGCACGACGAGCATGCGGCGGTCGGCGAGCAGGCTCCGGTACAGCGCGGCCTGCCCGTCCAGGTCGGTCGGCACGGCGGACGCGGCGACGCCCAGCGCGTCCAGAAATGCCCGTACGGCAACGGAAGGCGGCACGGGCTCGCTGGTGGGGTCGAAACCGCGCAGGTTGACGTGCAGCTGCCCGTCGGGGAACTCCGCCACGTGCTGGTGCGCCCATCGCAGCGCCAGAGAGGTCTTGCCGATGCCGCCGGTGCCCCAGATCGTGGCGACGGGCATCGTGTCGTCGCGAAACTCCAGCGCCCGCGACAACGCCGTCAGCTCGATCACCCGGCCGGCGAACCACGCCGGCGGCGCGGGCAGCTGTCGCGGCACGAGGACGGGCCGCCGAGCGGTCGCCACGGCCAGGGCGGGATCGGCGGTGAGGATGCGCTGGTGCAGTTCCCGCAGCTCAGGCCCGGGATCGGTGCCGAGATCCTCGGCCAGCCTCGTCCGTACGGCCTGGTACCGGCTCAGCGCCTCGGCCTGCCGGCCGGCCCGGTACAGGGCCAGCATCAGCTGCCCGGCGGCGCGTTCGTCGAGCGGGTTCTCGGCGGTCCGGGCCAGCAGCTCCGGCACGAGCGCGGCGTGCTGGCCGAGGCGCAGCCGCAGGTCGGTGTGGTCCAACTCGGCGGCGAGCCGCTCGCGGGCCAGCCGGCCCCGCTCCTCGACGGCCCAGTCGGAGTCCAGCCCGGCCAGCGCCTCGCCCCGCCACAGCGCGAGGGCCCGCTCGAACACCGAGGGATCGTCGGAGCCCCGGGCCTGGGCGACCAGGCTTCGGAACAGGTTCACGTCGATGGCCAGCGGATCCTCGACGAGCAGCGAGTAGCCGCCCGCCCGCCGCACGATCGTCACGCCGTCGACGCGGCGCAGCCGGGTCAGGTAGCTGTGCAGGGTGCCGGTGGCGCGCTGCGGCGGGTTCTCGCCCCACACCCGGTCCACCAGCTCGTCGACCGACACGACGGCGTTGACGTCGACGAGCAGGGCGGCCAGCACGCACTGCTGCCGCGCGTGGCCGATGTCGGCGGGCCGTCCGTCGACCGTCGCCGTGATTGCGCCCAACAGTGCAAACCGTGCAGTCACGAACCGTGCATAGTGCCTGTGGCCTGCGGATTCAAGCGGAATGCAAGAAAGGGCGCGCCGACGTGGGGCACGATGGCGCACGACCACGCCGCGTCCAGGGCTCCAGGGGGGAACCGCGGGCGCGGCGTGGTCGCCTAGTCGAGCTCGGCGAGCTGGTCCCGCATGCGTTCGACGTCGGCCTCGCGGCGCTGTTCGTGGTACTGCGCCAGCGCGTGTTCCCAGGCCCGCCGGGCCGCCGGTCGGTCGCCGAGCCCGAGCAGCGCGCGGCCCAGCCGGTCGTGCAGTCCGGCGATGACGGTGAAGTTGCCCAGTTCGCGGTACATCTCGATGGACCGTCGGAAGTGGTCGACGGCGTCGGCGTGCCGGCCGCCGCGCTCGGCGATGAGCCCGAGCGAGTCGAGGGTGTCGGCCTCGCCGGCACGGTCGTCGAGCTCGCGGAACACCTCCAGCGCCTGCCGGGCCTCCTCGTGGGCGACGTCGAGCTTGCCCAGCCGCGCCAGGTACCAGGACACGAGGTTCCGCATCTCGCCCTCCCAGAGCCGGTGGCCGATCCGCAGCGCCAGGTCCAGCGCCTTGGTGGCGTGATCGAGGGACGCGAGGTCGTCGCTGCGCCGCTCCAGCACCAACGCCATGGCCTGATGGGTACGGGAAAGCTGGCCGAGATCGCCGGCCTGCTCGAACACGGCGAGGGCCCGGTTGAGCTCGTCGATGGCCTCGGGCAGCTGGTGCAGCCGCGAGTGGGCGCGGCCGAGCTGCCGGTGCGCGACCCCTTGCACGCCCAGGCCCAGGTGTTCGGCGGCGGCCGCGCCGGCCTGCCACAGCGCGAGGTTGTCGTGGTGGCGGCCGCGCCGGTAGTAGTAGATGACCTGCCCCTCGGCCAGCCAGAACGCCGCCAGGTGCCACCCGTGCTCCAGGGCGATGCGCTGCGCGGCGAGCAGGCAGCGCCGTTCCTCGTCGAACCACGCCATGGGATCGCTCGGCGCGAGCGGTTGGCAGCCGGGCGGGATGGGCTCGTCCGCGTCGGTGACGGGGAAGCTGGGATCCAACACACGGTTGCCGGCCTGCGCGCTGCGCGCGTAGAAGACGACGACGCGGCGCAGCGCCGCCTCCGGGTCCTCGGCCCGGTTGGCCGCGTACAACCGAACCAGGTCGTGCATCCGCCACCGGCCGGGGCTGTCCTGCGACACGAGGCTGCGCTGTTCGAGGTCCCGCAGCGCCTGCGCGGTCCGGCCGGCGGGCAGGCCGGCGAGCGAGGCGGCGGCGTGCAGGTCGATGTCGTCGCCGGGAACCAGGCCGAGCAGCGTGAACACCCGCGCCTGGTCGGCGGTCAGGGTGTCGAAGGAACAGGACAGCATGGCGGTGACGCCGGAGCCGGGGTCGTCCTCGTCCAGCACG includes these proteins:
- a CDS encoding AraC family transcriptional regulator, whose product is MDLVDTVLTTMNIGPSQYTRLDARAPWGISFRSRDSARLLLVAEGSCWLGTKSLDEPQRLVAGDCCLVQSTVEFTLQDAPGRTLVDCESLFDGHLAAHGGGGGERTVILSGRFSFDAAAAEPLFDALPPLLRIDLGNAAGRSLRATFDLLDTETSEGGIGSALIASRLADVLFVQAMRACCASVGSSAVSWLGALRDPQLSAAMNAMHGDLARPWTVAELARIAGMSRSAFAAAFRAKAGETPLGYLTSWRIYRAKTLLRDTPLSVQEIAVRVGYDTGTALSRVFTRREGVSPGAWRKNRRRPRAA
- a CDS encoding MFS transporter, whose amino-acid sequence is MSVVQRSTGLRLVLPVVLGTLLNAINSSMIAVALVDIQHEFHAGAEVVWLVSGLYLATAVAQPTMGRLADRFGARRVFCWGLVIVMAAAVGAPFAPGLGWLVAARVLLGIGTSAAYPSGVSLIRQGIGGEATGALGAISAAGQVAVALGPPLGGVLVLLAGWRSVFWVNLPIAALSMLLVLLWVPRDRAERSTSVGLDPLGILLFAAAMVGLLVFLLEFRWVFLAAAVVLAIVLLWWELRVSRPFIDVRMLWANRPLSRTYARVAVTYVVFYTIFYGVPQWLEQGRLLTSAEAGLVVLPIAGMGIVATVIATRRPRLPLLVIGSAGLLVGSLSLLLVGTFTPVVLLVIVCAVLGIPNGFNSLGNQTAMYAAAPEGQVGTASGLYRTSQYIGANLAAALVGLGLGDHATDGGLHLLAVVISAISAGLLAAALFRKLRA
- a CDS encoding class I SAM-dependent methyltransferase, which produces MADEGFTHPRLAAFYDVHEGDRSDLDPYIAVASELNARTVLDIGCGTGVLALKLADLGLSVVGVDPALASLDVARAKPGSDRVRWIHGDARDLPPLQADFAVMTANVAQAIVSPADWAATLRGVHSALRPGGVLMFETRVPARQAWLGWNRSETFSVIDGVETWVDLLAVDGPLVTFRWTWIFPDGERLTSTSTLRFRSRAEVESDLLANGFTVTDVRDAPDRPGREHVFLATKSG
- a CDS encoding AfsR/SARP family transcriptional regulator; amino-acid sequence: MTARFALLGAITATVDGRPADIGHARQQCVLAALLVDVNAVVSVDELVDRVWGENPPQRATGTLHSYLTRLRRVDGVTIVRRAGGYSLLVEDPLAIDVNLFRSLVAQARGSDDPSVFERALALWRGEALAGLDSDWAVEERGRLARERLAAELDHTDLRLRLGQHAALVPELLARTAENPLDERAAGQLMLALYRAGRQAEALSRYQAVRTRLAEDLGTDPGPELRELHQRILTADPALAVATARRPVLVPRQLPAPPAWFAGRVIELTALSRALEFRDDTMPVATIWGTGGIGKTSLALRWAHQHVAEFPDGQLHVNLRGFDPTSEPVPPSVAVRAFLDALGVAASAVPTDLDGQAALYRSLLADRRMLVVLDNAADSAQVGPLLPGSPTCAVIVTSRDRLAGLVTNHGARPLAVGLLDDDAAGLLLGNRVGAARLAAEPAAVSELLAFCAGFPLALSLVAGRAQTRPDLPLSTLAAELRDAATRLGVLDEDDPGAGVTAVLSCSHKALTAEQARVFALLGLSPGPDISLGAAAALAGLPVAPVGRVLRGLERLSLIHQEVPGRWRMHDLVRLFAVSQVSDVDREPALRRLTAFYVHSGQNAEKALDAFYQEVEFVELPPDCQPDTPADGTAWFNAEIPCLLAVQQLAVELGWHDVVWQVAWNTATHCYRLGLHHDNLAFWETALTSVSHVDTKTAAVIHRLAGRAYSRVQRFPESLDQLQIALGLVDRERDPVNLCRTEQAIALVYKRLQEWQPALDHQLEALEAARRTGEPLWEGEALTLVGTFAARLGRHEWGRQCCEEALAVFREHNDVEDQADATDVLGLIAAMTGDHATAVRHHTRALDLYRQIGNNTVIGGTLADLARAHLALGQLDQARDAFQQSIAVFERQARHAEADVVRQELAALADGLVPTQRR